Within Bacteroidota bacterium, the genomic segment CATTTGCCAGGGCTCAACACAAAACTTGTTAAACCTGCATTCATTCTAAAGTGGTCGAATTCGACCACTTTAAAACCGGGATTGTGCAATTGCTCCCAGGTACCAATAAACTCAATTGTTCCTCTGTTTCGAATCCAGTTTTTTATAATATCAGCCGCCCTGGAATCTCCGTCCTTTGATTTTGCAATATCTGTTAAGGAGATATAATCATCTTTTTTTGTTTGAAAAACTGAAATAGAGATACCTTTGACTTCAATATTCTTATTTTTTTTGATCATAATTCGTATCCAAGTATTTTAAAAGCGTTAATCAATTGGTTTTGTGAGTTTTTTTCTTCTTGTAAAAGTGTTGTGAAATCTTTTTGGATACGCTTCATTTCGGTATTATCATCAATGCCCCAAACTAAATATCCAAAAGGCTGATTGCTAATGGTAGCACCATTACTCATAGCCGAAATATATTCGCCAATTTGTTCGTTGGTAATACTGCCAGCACTCATT encodes:
- a CDS encoding putative DNA binding domain-containing protein, which produces MSAGSITNEQIGEYISAMSNGATISNQPFGYLVWGIDDNTEMKRIQKDFTTLLQEEKNSQNQLINAFKILGYEL